A region of Actinomycetota bacterium DNA encodes the following proteins:
- the rpmD gene encoding 50S ribosomal protein L30, with protein sequence MASLKVTQKKSGIGGTQGQRNTLRSLGLKRINDTVVKEDRPEIRGMVNTVQHLVVVEEVE encoded by the coding sequence ATGGCGAGCTTGAAGGTCACCCAGAAGAAGTCAGGCATCGGCGGCACTCAGGGACAGCGCAACACCTTGCGCTCACTTGGGTTGAAGCGCATCAATGACACCGTGGTCAAAGAAGACCGCCCAGAAATCCGCGGCATGGTCAACACCGTGCAGCACCTCGTAGTAGTTGAGGAGGTCGAGTAA
- the rpsE gene encoding 30S ribosomal protein S5: protein MAATQRREGGTGERKDRKERSPREEKSAFVERVVAINRVSKVVKGGRRFSFTALVVVGDGDGMVGVGYGKAKEVPAAIAKGVEEAKKHFFKVPRIQGTIPHPITGEAAAGVVMLRPAAPGTGVIAGGPVRAVLECAGIHDILSKSMGSDNAINVVHATIAALKGLESPEQVAARRGLTVEEVAPPQLLRARAAGIGA from the coding sequence ATGGCAGCAACCCAGCGCCGCGAAGGCGGCACAGGCGAGCGCAAGGATCGCAAGGAGCGTTCTCCTCGCGAAGAGAAGTCCGCATTCGTCGAGCGTGTAGTCGCAATCAACCGCGTCTCAAAGGTCGTCAAGGGTGGTCGTCGCTTCAGCTTCACCGCGCTTGTGGTCGTTGGTGACGGTGACGGCATGGTCGGTGTCGGCTACGGCAAGGCCAAGGAAGTGCCAGCTGCGATCGCCAAGGGTGTTGAAGAAGCCAAGAAGCATTTCTTCAAGGTCCCGCGCATTCAGGGCACCATTCCGCATCCGATCACAGGTGAAGCCGCTGCAGGCGTTGTCATGCTGCGCCCAGCTGCTCCCGGTACCGGTGTTATTGCCGGCGGTCCGGTGCGCGCAGTTCTGGAATGCGCGGGCATTCACGACATCCTCAGCAAGTCCATGGGTTCTGACAACGCAATCAACGTGGTCCACGCGACCATCGCGGCGTTGAAAGGCCTTGAATCACCTGAGCAGGTTGCGGCTCGCCGCGGCCTGACGGTCGAAGAAGTTGCACCGCCGCAGTTGCTGCGTGCCCGTGCTGCCGGGATCGGTGCGTGA
- the rplR gene encoding 50S ribosomal protein L18 has protein sequence MSSYGIKLGRGNKNVVGRKRRHIRVRKKVSGTPERPRLVVTRSARHMVAQIVDDTAGRTLASASTMETDLRGVTDDKTAKARKLGQLVADRAKKAGVEAVVFDRGGNKYHGRVAALAEGAREGGLDF, from the coding sequence GTGAGTTCCTACGGCATCAAGCTCGGCAGGGGCAACAAGAATGTTGTCGGCCGCAAGCGTCGCCATATCCGCGTGCGCAAGAAGGTTTCCGGAACGCCCGAGCGTCCCCGCCTGGTCGTCACCCGCTCTGCTCGCCACATGGTGGCGCAGATCGTCGACGACACCGCCGGTCGAACCCTGGCTTCGGCCTCCACCATGGAGACCGATCTGCGCGGGGTCACCGATGACAAGACAGCCAAGGCACGCAAGTTGGGCCAGTTGGTCGCCGATCGCGCGAAGAAGGCCGGAGTCGAAGCGGTTGTGTTTGACCGCGGCGGCAACAAGTACCACGGTCGTGTGGCCGCTCTCGCTGAGGGCGCCCGCGAGGGTGGCCTGGACTTCTAA
- the rplF gene encoding 50S ribosomal protein L6, which yields MSRIGRLPITLPAGVTATINGQLVSVNGPKGSLSFNVAEPIEVTQEDGVLAVTRPNDERRSRALHGLSRTLISNMVIGVTDGYEKSLELVGTGYRVAAKGTDLEFQLGFSHPVLVPAPSGISFQVESPVKVKVQGIDKQQVGEVAANIRKIRPPEPYKGKGVRYEGEVIRRKAGKAGKK from the coding sequence ATGTCACGTATTGGACGTCTGCCTATCACTCTCCCCGCGGGAGTCACGGCGACAATCAACGGCCAGCTCGTCAGCGTCAATGGACCCAAGGGTTCCTTGAGCTTCAACGTGGCCGAGCCCATCGAGGTGACTCAGGAAGACGGCGTGCTCGCTGTCACCCGCCCCAACGATGAGCGTCGCTCACGCGCACTGCACGGTCTGAGCCGCACGCTGATCTCCAACATGGTGATCGGTGTGACAGATGGGTACGAGAAGTCACTCGAGCTCGTCGGCACGGGTTACCGCGTTGCGGCAAAGGGCACTGACCTTGAGTTCCAACTCGGATTCAGCCACCCAGTGCTCGTACCCGCACCTTCCGGGATCTCCTTCCAGGTCGAAAGCCCTGTGAAGGTCAAGGTCCAGGGCATCGATAAGCAACAGGTCGGCGAAGTCGCCGCCAACATCCGCAAGATTCGTCCGCCGGAGCCCTATAAGGGCAAGGGCGTGCGCTACGAGGGTGAAGTCATCCGCCGCAAGGCTGGAAAGGCGGGCAAGAAGTGA
- the rpsH gene encoding 30S ribosomal protein S8, with protein sequence MTMTDPIADMLARLRNANSAYHDTVAMPHSKIKVHIAEILKREGYIAGFSETEDAVGRTLTLQLKYGPSRERSIAGLRRVSKPGLRVYAKNTAIPRVLGGLGIAILSTSTGLLTDRQAKQKGVGGEVLAYVW encoded by the coding sequence ATGACAATGACTGACCCGATTGCAGACATGCTTGCGCGACTGCGCAACGCAAACTCTGCCTATCACGACACAGTGGCGATGCCGCACAGCAAGATCAAGGTGCACATCGCCGAGATCTTGAAGCGTGAGGGATACATCGCCGGCTTCAGCGAGACCGAGGATGCTGTGGGGCGCACGTTGACCCTGCAGTTGAAGTACGGTCCCAGCCGCGAGCGTTCCATCGCTGGCCTGCGCCGGGTGTCCAAGCCCGGACTGCGCGTCTACGCGAAGAACACCGCTATCCCACGCGTGCTGGGTGGTTTGGGTATCGCGATTCTCTCCACGTCCACTGGTCTGCTCACAGACCGCCAGGCCAAGCAGAAAGGCGTAGGTGGGGAAGTCCTCGCCTACGTCTGGTAG
- a CDS encoding type Z 30S ribosomal protein S14 — translation MAKKALIQKQQKTPKFKVRAYTRCNKCGRPHSVYRKFGLCRICLREMAHAGELPGVTKSSW, via the coding sequence ATGGCGAAGAAAGCACTCATCCAAAAGCAGCAGAAGACGCCGAAGTTCAAGGTTCGCGCGTACACGCGTTGCAACAAGTGTGGACGTCCGCACTCTGTCTATCGCAAGTTCGGCCTATGCCGGATTTGTCTCCGTGAAATGGCACACGCTGGCGAACTGCCAGGCGTGACCAAGAGCAGCTGGTAA
- the rplE gene encoding 50S ribosomal protein L5: protein MSTETSTSTETTSTETTSTETLAIPRLKARYREEMVPALKSEFGFTNIMQVPGLTKIVVNMGVGEAARDSKLIEGAIRDITEITGQKPQTTKARKSIAQFKLREGQPIGVHVTLRGDRMWEFLDRLLSVALPRIRDFRGLSPKQFDGKGNYTFGLSEQSMFHEIDQDKIDRTRGMDITLVTTANNDDEGRALLRLLGFPFKEA, encoded by the coding sequence ATGAGCACTGAGACAAGCACGAGTACTGAGACCACTAGTACTGAAACCACTAGTACTGAAACACTTGCGATCCCGCGCCTCAAGGCACGATATCGCGAAGAGATGGTGCCGGCGCTGAAGTCGGAGTTCGGCTTCACAAACATCATGCAGGTTCCCGGTCTGACCAAGATCGTGGTCAACATGGGCGTTGGCGAAGCCGCTCGCGATTCCAAGCTGATCGAAGGCGCGATCCGCGATATCACCGAGATCACGGGCCAGAAGCCGCAGACCACCAAGGCGCGCAAGTCGATCGCTCAGTTCAAGTTGCGTGAAGGCCAGCCCATCGGTGTGCATGTCACTCTTCGTGGTGACCGCATGTGGGAGTTCCTGGATCGCCTGCTGTCCGTTGCACTGCCTCGCATCCGTGACTTCCGCGGTCTTTCGCCAAAGCAGTTCGACGGCAAGGGCAATTACACCTTCGGACTCAGCGAGCAGTCAATGTTCCACGAGATCGATCAGGACAAGATCGATCGCACTCGTGGTATGGACATCACCCTCGTGACGACCGCGAACAACGATGATGAAGGCCGCGCCCTGCTTCGCCTTCTCGGATTCCCCTTCAAGGAGGCCTGA
- the rplX gene encoding 50S ribosomal protein L24, with amino-acid sequence MTKQLHVRKGDLVQVISGKDRGVKGKVIEVLPDANRVIVEGVNRVKKHTKIGQNARGAQTGGIVTTEAPIHASNVMVIDPEDGRPTRVGYRREDVEKRRPDGSTYEAQRSVRISRRTGKDI; translated from the coding sequence ATGACCAAGCAGCTGCACGTCCGCAAGGGCGATCTCGTCCAGGTCATCTCAGGCAAGGACCGTGGGGTCAAGGGCAAGGTCATTGAGGTCCTGCCCGATGCCAACCGCGTCATTGTCGAAGGCGTGAACCGCGTCAAGAAGCACACCAAGATCGGGCAGAACGCTCGTGGTGCGCAGACCGGCGGCATTGTCACAACCGAGGCGCCGATCCATGCATCCAATGTCATGGTCATCGACCCTGAAGATGGCCGTCCGACTCGCGTGGGCTACCGCCGGGAGGATGTTGAGAAGCGTCGCCCTGACGGCTCAACCTACGAAGCACAGCGCAGCGTGCGCATCTCGCGCCGCACGGGTAAGGACATCTGA
- the rplN gene encoding 50S ribosomal protein L14, with protein sequence MIQQESRLRVADNTGAKELLCIRVLGGSGRRYAGIGDVIVATVKDAIPGGGVKKGDVVKAVIVRTKKERRRPDGSYIRFDENAAVLLKPDGEPRGTRIFGPVGRELRDKKYMKIISLAPEVL encoded by the coding sequence GTGATTCAGCAAGAGTCGCGACTACGTGTCGCTGACAACACGGGTGCCAAGGAGTTGTTGTGCATTCGTGTACTCGGCGGCTCCGGGCGCCGTTACGCCGGCATTGGTGACGTCATCGTCGCCACGGTCAAGGACGCCATCCCTGGTGGCGGAGTGAAGAAGGGTGACGTCGTCAAGGCAGTCATCGTTCGCACGAAGAAGGAGCGTCGTCGTCCGGATGGTTCATACATCCGTTTCGACGAGAACGCCGCAGTCCTCCTCAAGCCAGATGGCGAGCCACGTGGCACGCGCATCTTCGGTCCAGTTGGCCGTGAGCTTCGTGACAAGAAGTACATGAAGATCATCTCGCTTGCACCGGAGGTGCTGTAA
- the rpsQ gene encoding 30S ribosomal protein S17, whose amino-acid sequence MSAKEASVSDDKRGYRKTREGLVVSDKMDKTVVVAVEDRFKHPLYGKVVRRTNKLKAHDEANAAGIGDRVLLMETRPLSATKRWRVVEILEKAK is encoded by the coding sequence ATGAGTGCGAAAGAGGCAAGTGTGAGTGACGACAAGCGCGGCTACCGCAAGACCCGCGAGGGGCTGGTCGTCAGCGACAAGATGGACAAGACAGTGGTGGTTGCGGTCGAAGACCGTTTCAAGCACCCGCTTTACGGCAAGGTCGTGCGTCGCACGAACAAGCTCAAGGCACATGACGAGGCAAACGCAGCCGGTATCGGCGACCGCGTGCTTCTGATGGAGACCCGCCCGTTGTCAGCAACCAAGCGCTGGCGCGTCGTGGAAATCCTCGAGAAGGCCAAGTAG
- the rpmC gene encoding 50S ribosomal protein L29: MSAGTQVGELRNLEDVELTAKLRESKEELFNLRFQGATGQLENHGRLRAVRKDIARIYTILRERELGITPIEGGAA; encoded by the coding sequence ATGTCCGCAGGAACCCAGGTCGGTGAGTTGCGCAATCTGGAAGACGTGGAGCTGACAGCCAAGCTTCGCGAATCCAAGGAGGAGCTCTTCAACCTCCGCTTTCAAGGCGCAACCGGACAGCTCGAGAACCATGGCCGTCTGCGCGCCGTGCGTAAGGACATCGCGCGGATCTACACGATCCTGCGCGAACGTGAACTGGGCATCACCCCAATCGAGGGTGGCGCCGCATGA
- the rplP gene encoding 50S ribosomal protein L16: MLIPRRVKHRKQHHPTRRGVAKGGTEVTFGAYGLQALEHGYVTNRQIESARIAITRHIRRGGKVWINIYPDRPLTKKPAETRMGSGKGSPEWWVANVKPGRVMFELSYPDDKVAVEAMTRAMHKLPMKCRIVRRDEVGEN; this comes from the coding sequence ATGTTGATTCCTCGTCGCGTCAAGCACCGCAAGCAGCACCACCCGACTCGTCGCGGTGTGGCCAAGGGCGGCACCGAGGTGACCTTCGGCGCTTACGGCCTGCAGGCACTTGAGCATGGTTACGTCACGAACCGACAGATTGAGTCGGCTCGTATCGCAATCACGCGTCACATCCGTCGTGGCGGAAAGGTCTGGATCAACATCTACCCAGACCGTCCTCTCACGAAGAAGCCCGCCGAGACCCGCATGGGTTCCGGTAAGGGCTCGCCCGAATGGTGGGTGGCCAACGTCAAGCCAGGCCGCGTCATGTTCGAACTCTCGTACCCCGATGACAAGGTTGCTGTGGAAGCGATGACTCGCGCCATGCACAAGCTGCCGATGAAGTGCCGCATTGTTCGGCGCGATGAAGTAGGTGAGAACTGA
- the rpsC gene encoding 30S ribosomal protein S3 has protein sequence MGQKVNPNGFRLGITTDFKSRWFADSQKPGQRYRDYVDEDVKIRKVLSQGMERAGISKVEIERTRDRVRVDIHTARPGIVIGRRGAEADRIRGDLETLTGKQVQLNILEVKNPEIDAQLVAQGIAEQLSSRVSFRRAMRKGMQSTMKSGAKGIRVQVSGRLGGAEMSRTEFYREGRVPLHTLRADIDYGFYEARTTFGRIGVKVWIYKGDALPTRSEREAAAAAARLGQRGPAVARPRRGQDAAVEANPEATPAGAVVEAPLDAVVETSADAVTEA, from the coding sequence GTGGGACAGAAAGTAAACCCGAATGGTTTCCGCCTCGGCATCACCACTGACTTCAAGTCACGTTGGTTTGCTGATTCGCAGAAGCCCGGTCAGCGTTACCGCGACTATGTCGACGAGGACGTCAAGATCCGCAAGGTGCTCTCACAGGGCATGGAGCGGGCTGGCATCTCCAAGGTCGAGATCGAGCGCACTCGTGACCGCGTTCGCGTAGACATTCACACCGCACGCCCAGGCATCGTCATTGGTCGCCGTGGAGCCGAAGCCGATCGCATTCGTGGCGATCTGGAGACTCTCACCGGCAAGCAGGTGCAGTTGAACATCCTCGAGGTCAAGAACCCTGAGATCGATGCGCAGCTCGTTGCCCAGGGCATCGCCGAGCAGCTCTCCAGCCGTGTCTCATTCCGTCGCGCCATGCGCAAGGGCATGCAGAGCACCATGAAGAGTGGCGCCAAGGGCATCCGAGTGCAGGTGTCCGGTCGTCTTGGTGGCGCAGAAATGTCGCGCACTGAGTTCTACCGCGAAGGCCGCGTTCCTTTGCACACCCTGCGCGCCGATATTGACTATGGCTTCTACGAGGCGCGTACCACCTTCGGTCGCATCGGCGTCAAGGTCTGGATCTACAAGGGCGACGCCCTGCCTACCCGCTCCGAGCGTGAAGCTGCTGCTGCAGCTGCCCGCCTTGGTCAGCGTGGTCCGGCAGTTGCTCGACCCCGTCGCGGTCAAGATGCTGCCGTCGAGGCCAATCCTGAGGCGACCCCTGCAGGGGCCGTCGTTGAAGCTCCGCTCGATGCTGTCGTTGAGACTTCAGCCGATGCCGTGACGGAGGCCTGA
- the rplV gene encoding 50S ribosomal protein L22 produces the protein MEARAQARYVRVTPMKARRVIDLIRGMNASDAQAVLAFAPQAASEPIGKVLDSAIANATNNHAMDARSLVVSAAYVDEGPTMKRIRPRAQGRAYQIRKRSSHITVVVSDQKEG, from the coding sequence ATGGAAGCCAGGGCCCAGGCGCGGTACGTCCGCGTCACGCCCATGAAGGCGCGCCGCGTGATTGACCTCATTAGAGGCATGAACGCAAGCGACGCCCAGGCGGTATTGGCATTCGCACCGCAAGCAGCCAGTGAGCCAATTGGCAAGGTGCTTGACAGTGCGATTGCAAATGCTACGAACAACCATGCGATGGACGCCCGTTCGCTCGTCGTAAGCGCGGCATATGTGGACGAAGGTCCAACCATGAAGCGCATCCGTCCACGCGCACAGGGTCGGGCATACCAGATCCGCAAGCGCAGCAGCCACATCACTGTGGTTGTGTCAGACCAGAAGGAAGGGTGA
- the rpsS gene encoding 30S ribosomal protein S19 translates to MPRSLKKGPFVDDHLIKKVDAQNEANTKTVIKTWSRRSMIVPAMLGHTIAVHDGRKHVPVFVSENMVGHKLGEFAPTRTFRGHVKDDRKAKRR, encoded by the coding sequence ATGCCACGTAGCCTGAAGAAGGGTCCGTTCGTCGACGACCATCTGATCAAGAAGGTCGACGCACAGAACGAGGCCAACACCAAGACTGTGATCAAGACCTGGTCGCGCCGCTCAATGATCGTGCCGGCAATGCTGGGTCACACGATCGCGGTGCACGACGGCCGCAAGCACGTGCCGGTGTTCGTCTCAGAGAACATGGTCGGACACAAGCTCGGTGAGTTTGCGCCAACCCGTACTTTCAGGGGCCACGTCAAGGACGACCGCAAGGCCAAGCGCCGCTAA
- the rplB gene encoding 50S ribosomal protein L2, translating into MGIRKYKPTTPGRRGSSVADFVEITRSEPEKSLVRPLPKKGGRNNSGKITTRHQGGGHKRAYRLIDFRRADKDGVPAKVAHIEYDPNRTARIALLHFADGEKRYILAPNKLKQGDPIETGPSADIKPGNNLPLRNIPVGTVIHAVELKPGGGAKIARSAGTSIQLVAKDGPYAQLRMPSGEIRNVDLRCRATIGEVGNAEQSNINWGKAGRMRWKGKRPTVRGVAMNPVDHPHGGGEGKTSGGRHPVNPNGKPEGRTRSRNKASDQFIVRRRKSGKKR; encoded by the coding sequence ATGGGAATCCGCAAGTACAAGCCGACAACGCCGGGCCGTCGTGGCTCGAGCGTGGCCGACTTCGTCGAGATCACGCGGTCTGAGCCGGAGAAGTCGCTCGTCCGTCCACTGCCGAAGAAGGGTGGCCGCAACAACAGCGGCAAGATCACCACTCGGCACCAAGGTGGCGGTCACAAGCGTGCCTACCGTCTGATCGACTTCCGTCGCGCAGACAAGGACGGCGTGCCTGCCAAGGTCGCGCACATCGAGTACGACCCGAACCGCACTGCGCGCATCGCGCTGCTGCATTTCGCGGACGGCGAGAAGCGTTACATCCTGGCCCCGAACAAGCTCAAGCAGGGCGACCCGATTGAGACCGGCCCAAGCGCCGACATCAAGCCGGGCAACAACCTGCCGCTGCGCAACATCCCCGTCGGCACCGTGATCCACGCCGTGGAGCTCAAGCCAGGTGGCGGAGCCAAGATCGCTCGTTCGGCAGGCACCAGCATTCAGTTGGTTGCCAAGGACGGCCCCTACGCCCAGCTGCGCATGCCCTCCGGTGAAATCCGCAACGTGGATCTGCGCTGCCGCGCGACCATCGGCGAGGTGGGCAACGCCGAGCAGTCCAACATCAACTGGGGCAAGGCTGGCCGCATGCGCTGGAAGGGCAAGCGCCCGACCGTCCGTGGTGTAGCCATGAACCCAGTCGACCACCCACATGGTGGTGGTGAAGGCAAGACTTCAGGTGGACGCCACCCGGTCAACCCGAATGGCAAGCCAGAAGGCCGTACTCGCAGCCGCAATAAGGCCAGCGACCAGTTCATCGTCCGTCGCCGCAAGTCCGGCAAGAAGCGCTAA
- the rplW gene encoding 50S ribosomal protein L23 produces the protein MRIPDPRDILISPVVSEKSYALLDENKYTFIVSPDANKTQIKIAVEQVFGVKVTAVNTMNREGKRLRTKTGFGKRADTKRAIVSVADGDRIDIFGGPVS, from the coding sequence ATGAGAATCCCAGATCCGCGCGACATTCTGATTTCACCAGTGGTGTCAGAGAAGAGCTACGCACTGCTCGACGAGAACAAGTACACGTTCATTGTCTCGCCAGATGCCAACAAGACGCAGATCAAGATCGCCGTCGAGCAGGTTTTCGGCGTCAAGGTCACGGCTGTGAACACCATGAACCGTGAAGGCAAGCGTCTTCGCACCAAGACCGGCTTCGGCAAGCGGGCTGACACCAAGCGCGCCATCGTGTCTGTTGCAGACGGCGACCGCATTGACATCTTCGGAGGCCCGGTCTCCTGA
- the rplD gene encoding 50S ribosomal protein L4: MTDVDVRTAAGATTGKVELPAEIFDVQVNVPLIHQVVVAQLAAARQGTHSTKRRGEVRGGGRKPYKQKGTGRARQGSIRAPHFKGGGVAHGPHPRDYAQRTPKKMKAAALRGALSDRARDGRVHVVSQIVAGDTPSTKLAIAAMTALGLEGQVLAAITRDDDIAALSLRNVPTVHVLYIDQLNTYDVLVSDYVLFTEASLEIFVAGAPAGKSVKAVAAESEVEA; the protein is encoded by the coding sequence ATGACTGATGTCGACGTCCGCACCGCCGCAGGTGCGACCACGGGCAAGGTGGAACTGCCAGCTGAGATCTTCGACGTGCAGGTCAACGTTCCGTTGATCCACCAGGTCGTTGTTGCACAGCTCGCAGCTGCACGCCAGGGCACGCACTCGACCAAGCGTCGTGGCGAGGTTCGCGGTGGTGGGCGCAAGCCTTACAAGCAGAAGGGCACTGGTCGTGCTCGTCAAGGCTCGATCCGTGCGCCTCACTTCAAGGGCGGTGGAGTTGCTCACGGACCGCACCCTCGTGACTATGCCCAGCGCACCCCCAAGAAGATGAAGGCTGCAGCACTTCGTGGAGCCCTGTCTGATCGCGCTCGTGATGGTCGCGTGCATGTGGTTTCTCAGATCGTTGCCGGTGACACGCCTTCGACCAAGTTGGCCATTGCCGCGATGACCGCATTGGGTCTTGAGGGTCAGGTGCTTGCCGCCATCACTCGTGATGACGACATCGCAGCACTGAGCCTGCGCAATGTGCCCACGGTGCACGTGCTCTACATCGATCAGCTGAACACCTACGACGTGCTGGTCAGTGACTACGTGCTCTTCACCGAGGCATCACTTGAGATTTTCGTCGCTGGTGCTCCTGCCGGCAAGAGCGTCAAGGCTGTAGCAGCCGAGAGCGAGGTTGAAGCATGA
- the rplC gene encoding 50S ribosomal protein L3, which translates to MGTNVKGVLGTKLGMTQVWDENNKVVPVTVIQAGPCVVTQVRTPENDGYSAVQIAFGAIDPRKVNKPAAGHFEKAGVTPRRHLVEIRTDDASEYTLGQELGADTFETGQRIDAVGTTKGKGFAGAMKRHGFHGLRASHGVTRKHRSPGSIGGCSTPGRVFKGMKMAGRMGTDRQTTLNLRIQSVDVEKGLLLIKGAVPGPKGALIFVRTAVKEA; encoded by the coding sequence ATGGGCACCAACGTGAAGGGCGTACTGGGCACCAAGCTCGGCATGACTCAGGTCTGGGATGAGAACAACAAGGTTGTTCCCGTGACTGTGATTCAGGCCGGACCTTGTGTCGTCACCCAGGTTCGCACCCCAGAAAACGACGGATATTCCGCCGTCCAGATCGCTTTCGGCGCTATTGATCCTCGCAAGGTCAACAAGCCGGCCGCTGGTCACTTCGAGAAGGCCGGCGTCACCCCTCGCCGCCACCTCGTCGAGATCCGCACTGATGATGCTTCGGAGTACACCCTGGGCCAAGAGCTCGGTGCTGACACCTTCGAGACCGGTCAGCGCATTGACGCCGTAGGCACGACCAAGGGCAAGGGCTTTGCCGGCGCCATGAAGCGTCACGGCTTCCACGGTCTGCGCGCCTCGCATGGTGTCACGCGCAAGCACCGTTCACCAGGTTCCATCGGTGGATGCTCGACCCCAGGTCGCGTGTTCAAGGGCATGAAGATGGCGGGCCGCATGGGCACCGATCGTCAGACCACCTTGAACCTTCGCATTCAAAGCGTTGATGTCGAAAAGGGCCTGCTGCTCATCAAGGGTGCCGTTCCTGGCCCCAAGGGCGCGCTCATCTTCGTTCGAACCGCAGTGAAGGAGGCCTGA
- the rpsJ gene encoding 30S ribosomal protein S10, with translation MAGQKIRIRLKAYDHEVIDSSARKIVETVIRTGASVAGPVPLPTEKNIYCVIRSPHKYKDSREHFEMRTHKRLIDILDPTPKTVDSLMRLDLPAGVDIEIKL, from the coding sequence ATGGCGGGACAAAAGATCCGCATCCGGCTCAAGGCCTATGACCATGAGGTCATCGATTCATCGGCGCGTAAAATCGTCGAGACGGTGATCCGCACTGGTGCATCGGTTGCAGGCCCGGTGCCTTTGCCGACCGAAAAGAACATCTACTGCGTCATCCGCTCGCCCCATAAGTACAAGGACAGCCGCGAGCACTTCGAGATGCGCACACACAAGCGCCTCATTGACATTCTCGACCCCACGCCGAAGACCGTCGATTCGCTCATGCGTCTTGACCTTCCAGCTGGTGTCGACATCGAGATCAAGCTGTAG